ACAGGCGGTAATTATGGTAGGACAATAATATTCTACTCTGAAGATGGTAGGTTAGAAATAAAGACAATCGGGAAGGGAACAAAAACTATCTAAAGGAGAAGACAAAGCTTTGAAATGGGAGCAAATATTACCTGAAATTTTGGCATTGATAGGAGGAAGCATTGTTTTTTTGGCATGTCTTGTGACAAGAAAGTCAGGTGAATATACATTTTTTTCCACATTTATTGTATCTGCAGTAGGATATCTTTGTGGACATTTTATAAAAGGATTAATTGAAAATGACAGCTAAATTTTTGAGGGGAATTTATACAATGGATGAGGCATTTTTGTGGGAAAAGTACTCAAAGACAAAAGATCCAAAAATAAAAGAACAGCTTACACTCAGATATATGCCACTTGTAAAACTCATTGCAGGCAGAATGGCAATGTATTTTGGTGGAAATGTTGAGTATGATGATTTAGTCAGTTACGGCTCACTTGGCCTTTTAGATGCAATTGAAAAGTACGACAGTCAAAAAGGTGTTAAATTTGAAACATATGCATATACACGCATAAGGGGTGCTATTATTGACTGTGTCAGAAGCCAGGATTGGGTGCCGAGAAGCATCAGACAAAAAGCAAAGGAAGTAGAAAAAGCGTATATTGAAATAGAAAAAGAAGGTAAAATACCAACAGATGAAGAAGTAGCAAAAAGAACAGGCCTCACTTTATCAGAGTTTCAAAAACTTAAAGAAAAAATAAGTAGCGGGATGATTCTTTCACTTGAAGGTTTTCTTGAACAAAACTATGAGATAAAAATAGGCGGGCTTGAGGACTTTGTTTCTCATCCAGAAGTATTTATTGAAAATGAGGAGCTAAAGGAGGTGCTCAGACAAGAAATAGAAAGTCTTTCTGAAAACGAGAAAATGGTTATTCTTCTTTATTATTTTGAAGAACTTAGCATAAAAGAGATAGCCAAGATTTTAGGTGTTTCTGAGTCAAGAGTAAGTCAGCTTCACACACGAGCCTTGCTTAAACTGCGAGCAAAATTGGAAAAGCATCTTGGCTGAAGAAATCTTGTGTCGAAAGGAGAGCCTTTTTATGCCTGAGGAAAATCTTAAGGTTGACATCAAGGTAATGGTAACATCTGATAAATTAAAAGCAAGTGTAATTTTGATGCTCAATCAAAATGGTGTAGACTTGACATTTGAAAATATATTGAATGCCTTGAGAGCAAATAAGATTAGTTATGGAATTGATGAAAATGCAGTAAAGAAGCTTGTTGAAGCTCCTGTGTTTGGATCACCAGTTGTGGTTGCGCAAGGAAAACCGCCTGGGAAGCCTGTTGATGGCAAGCTCATATATCATTTTGATATAAAACGTGAAATAAAGCCAAAAGAGCTTCCTGATGGTAGAGTTGACTACAAAGATTTAGGAATTGTTCAAAATGTCAGAAAAGACGATGTTCTTGTTACAATGATTGACCCTGTTGATGGAGAAAACGGGATTGATGTTTTTGGAGGGGTGATCAGAGGACAGAAGGGCAAAAAGGTAAATCTTCCTCGAGGGAAAAATACATACATTGATGCTGACGGACATACACTGAGGGCTGCATGTGACGGGCAGGTTTCCATCATAGAAGGTAAGGTTGTTGTTCTAAACACATTGGAGATATCTTCTGATATTGATAATTCCACAGGAAATATAAACTTGGTTGGTAATGTTCATATAAAGGGAAGTGTTTTGTCTGGGTTTAAGGTTGTTGCTGAGGGAAATGTTGAGGTTGAGGGGATTGTTGAAGCAGCCGAGATTGAAGCAAAAGGAAGTGTGATTTTGCACAAAGGTATAACTGGAATGGGAAAAGGCAGAATAATCTCTCAAAAGAGTGTCGTTGCAAAGTTTATTGAAAATGCGACCGTGATAGCTGCAGATGATATCCAAGCTGAGGCAATTGTCCACAGCGACATCAAGTGCGGAGGAAAATTAACTTTAATTGGCAAAAAAGCTTCGATTGTAGGTGGTACTTGTAAAGTTGGTAAAGAAGTTGAAGCAAAAGTTATAGGTTCATATCTGTCTACAACCACAGAGATTGAGGTCGGTGTTGACCCGATTATGATTGAAAGGTATAGAGATATTAAAAAAGAAATTGCTGAGCTGAAGGAAAATATAAAAAAGTGTGAACAGGGAATTGAGGTTCTCAGAAAGATTGAAGCAACTGGTGGGCTTACGGATGAGAAAAGGGAAATGCTCCAAAAGTTTACACGCTCAAAAATTGTATCAGCTGAGAGGTTAAAGTCACTTCAACTTGAGCTTGAAGAGATAGAAAAAAGGCTTGAGGAGCGAAATGAAGGTGTGGTAAAGGTCCAGGATGTGATTTATCCAGGCGTGAAGATTACAATAGGAAATGTGTGCAAGCTTATAAAAGAGCCTGTAAAGTACTGTAAGATTTACAGAGAGGATGCTGACATAAAGATAGCTCCGTATAGTTAAGAAAAAAGGAGATGATTTTTATTATGCACATCCGGCCAATTGATGTTAAGATTTTGTATCCAAAATCTACAGAGGTCTCCCAAATTGTGTTTGGTGAACAGCAAAAAGAAAATATGCTAAAGCATATAAATGCCCAAAAAAATCAGTCAAAGGTGGATGAGGATTTAAAAAGAGTTAGGGGGAAGGACAACGTTTCAGAAATAAGGCTAACCCAAAAACAAGAAAGAGAAAGGCAAAGGGCAAAAAAAGAGAAAAAACCAAATAAGGGTTTAGATATCAGAGTTTGACAGAGGGAGAAAAATGATGGATGCTTATGTTGTGCTTTTTATCTTTTTTGGGCTTATTGTAGTATTTATTTCCTTAAAGTCAATAAAGAAAGATATAGAAAAGGGTGAAAAGGTTCTAATTGAATCTGCGAAGACTGCTCAAAAGCTTTCTCAGCTTTTAAATGAAGCAATTGAAACAATTGAAGAGCTCGATAATTTTGGTGAGTATATAATCGAGAGAATAGAAAACAAGGTAAAATGGGCAGAAGAAGAGACTTCTCAAATAAGAGACAGGAAAAATGAAAATTTTAAGGAATCACAAAAGGGTTATGAGAGTTTGTCAGGAAATGAGGAAATAGATATCAAAGACACGCGAAATGCAAATGATATGAAGAATCTTGAGAACCTCGAGCTTATTTCTGAGAAACAATCAAAGGAGGAGATTTATCGAAGAGCTGTTGAGCTATACAGGCAGGGCTTTAGCATTGAAGAGATTGCTTCAACCCTTCAGATAGGCAAAGGTGAGACAAAACTTGCACTGAAGATTGTAGGGAGGGAAAAGGTCTGAAGTGGTATAAATTTGTTTTATTTGGAATTGGTATTGGATGGATTTTAGGAATCTGCTCAATGTATTTTTTATTTAGTGCAAATTATAATTCAAATAAAGGGAATTTAGAGGACAAAGTGGACATTTATATAAACAGCATGGATAATTTGAGCAATGTGCTTTATCAAAATGGCGTAATACAAGACAAAAACTCATTTGACCGTTTTTTAAAATTTATAAATGCAGATAAAAAACATTTTAAGATAGGCAAAAAGGTTACTTTTAAAAAAGCTATGACATATGAAGAGATTTTTGAGACTATTTACCAAAATAAGTAAATTTTGGGATAACTTTTGAAGAAAATATCAAAGCTGTGGGGTTAGAAAATGATAGAAATGCTTAACAACATAATGCCAGTGATTGTAAAGACCTTAGAGCGTGTACATGATAGCTCTTGGAAGATGGATTATAATGTACACGATAGCTACGAATTGATATTTGTTAAAAAAGGTAATATTGACTTTTGGGTTGAAGATGAAAAGATAGAGCTAAGAGCAGGTGACCTTCTCATAATAAAGCCACACACAAGACACAAATTTGAGGTTGTGGGAAATTTTAAAGCAGAGTTTATAGTAATGGGTTTTTATTTAAAACCTGAGAGCAAATCTAAGATAGAGGCATTAAGAGAGATATATGGTTTTTTAGAGAGTTTAGAAAACATTTCCTCACCGTTTTATTTTATTCACATCAGAAAAAGAAGCAATGTCTTTTTTTGTTTAGAATCAATCTTGCAAGAGGCAAAGGAAAATAAAAAAGGACTACTTCTTTATATAAAGTCCATAGAGCTTTTTGTATATATCACACGTGAAATGAATAATTTGGAAATCAAAAAAGGTTTTGATTATTCTAAGATTGCAAAGTTTATCAAAGATTATATAGACCAAAACTACATGGAAGATATAAAAATAGGAGATATTGCCAAGAAACTTTTTATGTCAGAAAGTAGTATCTCTCGCCTTTTTAAAAGCCAGTTTGGGATTTTGCCAAAAGAGTATTTACTTTCAAAAAGGATAGAGAAGGCAAAAGAATACCTTTCTGTATCTAATTTGAAGATTAGTGAAATAGCAATCATGTGTGGTTTTTCATCGTTGCAAAGATTTAATGACATTTTTAAAAAGTACACAGGCTATTCTCCAACTCATTATAGGAAACTCACATTTGGCAATTCAAAGGGATGATAATGACAAAATAAAGAATTTTGCGCAAGGTGAAGTTTTTTGAAGATAAATTGATCTTTTCTTAAGATTTTCAGCGAAAATTGAATATCTTGTGCCTATTTTGGGTAAAATCAAACTTGATTAGAAAAGGAAGAATATACTATAGTATTTAATGTGATTAGCACTCACTCTCAATGAGTGCTAACAAAATTAAAAAAGGAGGTCGGGAAAAGATGAAAATAAGACCAATTGGCGACAGGATTTTGATTAAGTTCAAAGAAAGAGAAGAGGTAACAAAGAGCGGAATAGTTTTGCCAGATACTGTTAAGGAAAAACCACAGATTGCAGAGGTTATTGAGGTAGGGCCTGGTGGAATTGTTGATGGCGAAAAGGTAGAAATGGTTGTCAAAAAAGGTGACAAGGTAATTGTTAGCAAGTACGCAGGAACAGAAATCAAGATTGACGGTGAAGAATATACAATAATCAGACAAGATGATGTCTTAGCAATCATAGAAGACTAAAAACAAAAAAAGGAGGTAGATGAAATATGGCAGCAAAAATGATATTGTTCGATGAGGAAGCAAGAAGGGCGCTTGAGCGCGGTGTAAATAAATTAGCAGACACTGTTAAAGTGACATTAGGACCGAAGGGAAGAAACGTGGTTCTTGAGAAGAAATTCGGCTCTCCTCAGATTGTAAATGATGGTGTTACAATTGCGAAGGAGATTGAGCTTGAGGACCCATTCGAGAACATGGGTGCGCAGATTGTAAGAGAGGTTGCGTCAAAGACAAACGACATTGCTGGTGATGGTACAACAACTGCAACAGTGTTGGCTCAAGCAATGATCAGAGAGGGTTTGAAAAACATTGCAGCTGGCGCAAATCCAATGATTCTCAGAAGAGGTATTCAAAAAGCTGTTGATGTGGTAGTTGATGAAATCAAGAAGATGAGCAAAAAAGTAAGAGGTAAAGAAGACATAACATATGTTGCATCAATTTCAGCAGGCGATGAGGAAATTGGTAAACTTGTTGCAGATGCAATGGAAAAGGTAACAAACGATGGTGTTATCACAGTTGAAGAGTCCAAGACAACAGAGACAACACTTGAGATAGTTGAAGGTATGCAATTTGACAGGGGTTATATCTCTGCTTACATGGTAACAGATACAGAGAGAATGGAAGCAGTACTTGACGACCCATACATCTTGATTACAGACAAGAAGATTTCAACAATTCAGGACATCTTGCCACTTCTTGAACAAATAGTTCAGCAAGGCAAGAAGCTCTTGATAATTGCAGAAGATGTTGAAGGTGAAGCATTGGCAACACTTGTTGTAAATAAGCTCAGAGGAACACTCCAGTGCGTTGCAGTAAAAGCACCTGGCTTTGGTGACAGAAGAAAAGCAATGCTTCAGGACATTGCAATTTTAACAGGTGGTCAGGTAATTTCAGAAGAGCTTGGTCTTGATTTAAGAGAGGTTAAGATTAGCCAGCTTGGTCGTGCAAGACAAGTAAAAGTTCAGAAAGAAAACACAATCATCGTTGACGGTGCAGGTGATCCGAGCGAAATCAAAGCAAGAATCCAGTCAATTAAGAAGCAGATTGAAGAGACAACATCCGATTTTGATAGAGAAAAATTACAAGAAAGACTTGCAAAACTTGCTGGTGGCGTTGCAGTAATCCATGTTGGTGCTGCAACTGAGACAGAGCTCAAAGAGAAGAAATTGAGAATTGAAGATGCGTTGGCTGCAACAAAGGCTGCAGTTGAAGAAGGTATTGTTCCTGGCGGTGGTACAGCATTAATCAATGCAATTCCTGCACTTGACAAGTTAATCGAAACATTGACAGGTGATGAAAAGACAGGTGCTATGATTGTCAAGAAGGCTTTAGAAGAACCACTAAGACAGATTGCAGAAAATGCAGGTTTAGATGGTTCAGTAATTGTAAACAAAGTAAAAGAGAGCCCAGCTGGTGTTGGTTTTGACGCACTCAATGAAAGATTTGTCGACATGTTCGAAGCAGGTATTGTAGACCCAACAAAGGTTACAAGAACAGCTATTCAAAATGCTGCTTCAGCTGCTGCAATGCTTCTGACAACAGAGGCTGTTGTTGCTGAAAAACCAGAAAAGGAGAAGAATCCACCAGCACCAGCACCTGATATGTACTAATAAAATGAGTTTTTGAAATAAAGGCTACCGTGAATGGTAGCCTTTATTTTTTTTTGATATAATATTTTTAAGTAATAAACCAAAAACTTTTTGAAAAAAGGTGAAAGAAGAAGATGTATAAACTCCTTGCAATTGACCTTGACATGACACTTTTAGACCGCGAAAAGAAAATCTCTCAAAAAAACAAAATGGCGATCAAGCTTGCAAAACAAAAAGGATTGCACGTGGTGCTTTGTTCAGGACGAATTCTAAAAGGTGTTATGCACTTTGCAAAGGTTTTAGGGCTTTCCGATGAGGTTGTTGTAGCTTGCAATGGTGCAATAGTAAGAGACCTTAAGACAAATAAGGATGTATATTACATTGGGCTTGACAATGAGAGTAGCATAGAGATTGCCAAGATATGTAAAGCCAACAATATTTATTATCACTATTACTACAAGGATATCATGATAGCGCAAAGGCTTGACTATTCATCAAGGTTCTATTATGAAAAAAACAAAGAACTTCCTGATGATGAAAAAATAGAGATTGTTGTTGATGATTCATTGGAGACAATAAAAAGCTGCGACAATCTAATAACCAAGTTTGTAATTATTGACAAAGACATCGAAAAGGTAGATTATGTAAGAAGGCAAATAGAAGAAAATGTTTACAATATTGAAACTACAAAATCAGATGTCAACATTTTAGAGATTATGAAAAAAGGGGTTAACAAGAGAAATGCGCTTGAGTATGTCTGCTCTTATCTTAAAATAGATAAAAAAGAGGTGATTGCAATAGGTGATAATGAAAATGACTTAGAGATGATTGGGTTTGCCGGCTTAGGAATTGCAATGGAAAACGCTATAGATAGCCTAAAAGAGATTGCCGACTACATAACAGATTCGTATGAAAATGATGGTGTTGCAAAGGCTATTGAAAAGTTTGTTTTGGGGGAAATGGTAAATGCATAGGGTTGCTATTGTAAGATGTAAGACGTATAATGTGGAGGATGTCAAAGAGGCGCTTGAAAAGGGTATAAATCTCTTACAGTTTAAATTTCCAAAATTAAATAAAGTTTTACTAAAACCAAATTTGCTTATGAAAAAAAGGCCTGATGAGGCTGTTACAACCCATCCGTCTGTGGTTGAAGCAACTGTAAAAATTGCTCAAGAAAAAGTAGATAGAATTGTGATAGCAGATAGTCCCGGTGGACCGTATACAAAACGAAGATTAGAGGCAATATATCAAACATCAGGGCTAAAAGAGCTTGAAAAATATGAAAAGGTAAGTCTAAATTACGATGTTTCATTTAAGGAGGCTCAGTTAGAAAAGAGTATTTTAAAGAAGATTTCATTTATATCACCATATTTTGAATCAGATGCCTTGATTAATCTTTCTAAACTGAAAACTCACAGGATGGCGGTCTATACAGGTGCTGTAAAAAATCTATTTGGTCTTGTGCCAGGTGGACAAAAGGCAGAACTACATTTTAGGCTTCAAGAAGTTGACAAGTTTATGGAGATGTTACTTGACATCTATTCTGCTACAAAGCCCATTTTAAATATCATGGATGCAATTGTTGGGATGGAAGGGGAAGGACCGTCAGCTGGGAAACCACGGAATTTGGGACTACTTTTGATTTCTCAGGATGCAATTGCACTTGATTATGTTGCATGCAGAATTATTGGGCTTGAAATAAAAGACGTTCCTCTTTTGAATGTAGCAAAGAGCAAAGGACTTCTAAACCCTGATGATATTGAGATTGTAGGAGAGCAAATTGATGATGTAAATGTGAAAGATTTTAAAGTGCCACTTCGGCCTGAAATTTCATTTGTAAGAGGAAGAGCTCCATCGTTTATAGCTAATGTGATAAATGAACTTCTCACTCCAAAGCCGATTTTTGACAGGAAAATTTGTATTGGCTGTGCAGAGTGTTTTAATGCTTGTCCTGCACAAGCAATTGAAATGAAGAGCAGGAAAGCATATGTTGATTTAAAAAAGTGTATTAGGTGTTACTGCTGTCATGAGCTCTGTCCTGCAAAAGCTATTATGATAAAGCGGTCATTTTTATTTGAGAAAATACTAAAATAAGAGAAGGGAGGAAAGTCTTGCTTGCTGTCTTAAAAAATTTTGATGACAGTGGCAAGACAGAATTGTTATGAGTGCAAAGGTGAATGTAGAGTATATCAATCCATTTATTCAAGCAAGCCAGCAAGTACTAAAACAGGTTGCAAACATTGATTTTAAACTTGGTAAAGTGTATATTAAAGAACCTACTTACAGGGTGGACCAGGTAGTTGTTATAATTGGAATGACAGGGAATATAAAAGGACAAGTTAACTTTTGCATGTCTTTAAGTACTGCAAAAAATATTGCTTCACTGATGATGGGTGGGTATCCTGTAAATGAGTTTGATGAGCTTGCCAAAAGTGCAATTGGTGAGATGGCAAACATGATAATGGGAAACACATCGACACTTTTTTCACAAAAAGGTCTCAAGGTTGAGATAACACCGCCTTCAATACTCATTGGTGAGAACATGACTTTAAGTACATCAAAGGTGATAAATATATGTGTACCGCTTTTGCTTGACAATGGTGATAAGATTGATATGGATGTGGCATTTATGGAAAACTAAAAGAGGGAGGAGGCTTTTGAAAAACCAATATGCCAATCAACATTGTACTTCATGAACCAGAAATTCCATACAATACAGGAAATATTGCAAGAACATGTGCTTGTACGGGAAGTAAGCTTCATTTGATAGAACCGCTTGGATTTTCTTTAGAGGACAAATATTTAAAAAGAGCAGGGCTTGACTATTGGCAATACTTAGATGTAAAAATATATAAGGATTTGAACGACTTTTTTGAGAAAAACCGTGATGCCAATGTTTTTTACTTTTCAACCAAAGGCAAGCAGTACTATACTCAAGCACCATATACAGATAATTGCTATTTGATGTTTGGAAAAGAGACAGCAGGTCTTCCCCAGTGGCTCATTGAACAGAATATCCACAAGACCTATAGAATACCAATGATAAGCGATGTGAGATCTTTGAATCTCTCAAATGCAGTAGCAATTGTCCTTTATGAAGCACTAAGACAGCTTGGGTTTCCTAATTTGGTGTGATGATGGAAAACAGATAAGGGGGATTTTTTAATGGGTGTTACAATTGTTACAGACTCAACTGCTGATTTGAGTCCTGAGATGTATGAAAAGTTTGGAATCAAAATGGTACCACTTACAGTTTATTTTAAAGACGAAGCATATAAAGACTGGGTGGACATTGATCCAGTTAGCTTTTACCAAAAACTACAAAGCAGCCTTGATCTTCCCAGAACTTCGCAGCCAAGCCCTGAGCAGTTTTTAAAGGTTTTCAAAGAAGAGCTTGAAAAAGGAAATGAGGTTGTGTCAATACATCTTTCATCGAAGCTATCTGGAACATATAATTCTGCCTGCATTGCTAAGGAGATGATAGGAAGTGAAAAAATCTACCCCATTGATGGTAGAACTGCCTCGATTGGCACAGGAATTTTAGCAATACTTGCAAAAAGATTAGCAGATGAAGGGAAAAGTGGCAAAGAGATAGTAGATATCATTGAGAAAAAGAAAAAAACTATCCGACATCTATTTGCTGTTGAGACCTTAGAGTATCTCAAAAAAGGTGGGAGAATCTCACCTGCAAAAGC
This Caldicellulosiruptor changbaiensis DNA region includes the following protein-coding sequences:
- a CDS encoding DUF342 domain-containing protein is translated as MPEENLKVDIKVMVTSDKLKASVILMLNQNGVDLTFENILNALRANKISYGIDENAVKKLVEAPVFGSPVVVAQGKPPGKPVDGKLIYHFDIKREIKPKELPDGRVDYKDLGIVQNVRKDDVLVTMIDPVDGENGIDVFGGVIRGQKGKKVNLPRGKNTYIDADGHTLRAACDGQVSIIEGKVVVLNTLEISSDIDNSTGNINLVGNVHIKGSVLSGFKVVAEGNVEVEGIVEAAEIEAKGSVILHKGITGMGKGRIISQKSVVAKFIENATVIAADDIQAEAIVHSDIKCGGKLTLIGKKASIVGGTCKVGKEVEAKVIGSYLSTTTEIEVGVDPIMIERYRDIKKEIAELKENIKKCEQGIEVLRKIEATGGLTDEKREMLQKFTRSKIVSAERLKSLQLELEEIEKRLEERNEGVVKVQDVIYPGVKITIGNVCKLIKEPVKYCKIYREDADIKIAPYS
- a CDS encoding co-chaperone GroES produces the protein MKIRPIGDRILIKFKEREEVTKSGIVLPDTVKEKPQIAEVIEVGPGGIVDGEKVEMVVKKGDKVIVSKYAGTEIKIDGEEYTIIRQDDVLAIIED
- a CDS encoding AraC family transcriptional regulator, with amino-acid sequence MIEMLNNIMPVIVKTLERVHDSSWKMDYNVHDSYELIFVKKGNIDFWVEDEKIELRAGDLLIIKPHTRHKFEVVGNFKAEFIVMGFYLKPESKSKIEALREIYGFLESLENISSPFYFIHIRKRSNVFFCLESILQEAKENKKGLLLYIKSIELFVYITREMNNLEIKKGFDYSKIAKFIKDYIDQNYMEDIKIGDIAKKLFMSESSISRLFKSQFGILPKEYLLSKRIEKAKEYLSVSNLKISEIAIMCGFSSLQRFNDIFKKYTGYSPTHYRKLTFGNSKG
- a CDS encoding Cof-type HAD-IIB family hydrolase, giving the protein MYKLLAIDLDMTLLDREKKISQKNKMAIKLAKQKGLHVVLCSGRILKGVMHFAKVLGLSDEVVVACNGAIVRDLKTNKDVYYIGLDNESSIEIAKICKANNIYYHYYYKDIMIAQRLDYSSRFYYEKNKELPDDEKIEIVVDDSLETIKSCDNLITKFVIIDKDIEKVDYVRRQIEENVYNIETTKSDVNILEIMKKGVNKRNALEYVCSYLKIDKKEVIAIGDNENDLEMIGFAGLGIAMENAIDSLKEIADYITDSYENDGVAKAIEKFVLGEMVNA
- the trmL gene encoding tRNA (uridine(34)/cytosine(34)/5-carboxymethylaminomethyluridine(34)-2'-O)-methyltransferase TrmL, which produces MPINIVLHEPEIPYNTGNIARTCACTGSKLHLIEPLGFSLEDKYLKRAGLDYWQYLDVKIYKDLNDFFEKNRDANVFYFSTKGKQYYTQAPYTDNCYLMFGKETAGLPQWLIEQNIHKTYRIPMISDVRSLNLSNAVAIVLYEALRQLGFPNLV
- the groL gene encoding chaperonin GroEL (60 kDa chaperone family; promotes refolding of misfolded polypeptides especially under stressful conditions; forms two stacked rings of heptamers to form a barrel-shaped 14mer; ends can be capped by GroES; misfolded proteins enter the barrel where they are refolded when GroES binds); this translates as MAAKMILFDEEARRALERGVNKLADTVKVTLGPKGRNVVLEKKFGSPQIVNDGVTIAKEIELEDPFENMGAQIVREVASKTNDIAGDGTTTATVLAQAMIREGLKNIAAGANPMILRRGIQKAVDVVVDEIKKMSKKVRGKEDITYVASISAGDEEIGKLVADAMEKVTNDGVITVEESKTTETTLEIVEGMQFDRGYISAYMVTDTERMEAVLDDPYILITDKKISTIQDILPLLEQIVQQGKKLLIIAEDVEGEALATLVVNKLRGTLQCVAVKAPGFGDRRKAMLQDIAILTGGQVISEELGLDLREVKISQLGRARQVKVQKENTIIVDGAGDPSEIKARIQSIKKQIEETTSDFDREKLQERLAKLAGGVAVIHVGAATETELKEKKLRIEDALAATKAAVEEGIVPGGGTALINAIPALDKLIETLTGDEKTGAMIVKKALEEPLRQIAENAGLDGSVIVNKVKESPAGVGFDALNERFVDMFEAGIVDPTKVTRTAIQNAASAAAMLLTTEAVVAEKPEKEKNPPAPAPDMY
- a CDS encoding FliA/WhiG family RNA polymerase sigma factor, whose product is MDEAFLWEKYSKTKDPKIKEQLTLRYMPLVKLIAGRMAMYFGGNVEYDDLVSYGSLGLLDAIEKYDSQKGVKFETYAYTRIRGAIIDCVRSQDWVPRSIRQKAKEVEKAYIEIEKEGKIPTDEEVAKRTGLTLSEFQKLKEKISSGMILSLEGFLEQNYEIKIGGLEDFVSHPEVFIENEELKEVLRQEIESLSENEKMVILLYYFEELSIKEIAKILGVSESRVSQLHTRALLKLRAKLEKHLG
- a CDS encoding DUF6115 domain-containing protein, translating into MDAYVVLFIFFGLIVVFISLKSIKKDIEKGEKVLIESAKTAQKLSQLLNEAIETIEELDNFGEYIIERIENKVKWAEEETSQIRDRKNENFKESQKGYESLSGNEEIDIKDTRNANDMKNLENLELISEKQSKEEIYRRAVELYRQGFSIEEIASTLQIGKGETKLALKIVGREKV
- a CDS encoding DegV family protein — its product is MGVTIVTDSTADLSPEMYEKFGIKMVPLTVYFKDEAYKDWVDIDPVSFYQKLQSSLDLPRTSQPSPEQFLKVFKEELEKGNEVVSIHLSSKLSGTYNSACIAKEMIGSEKIYPIDGRTASIGTGILAILAKRLADEGKSGKEIVDIIEKKKKTIRHLFAVETLEYLKKGGRISPAKATLGNVLNIKPILHIVDGVVEPFDKVRGMKRAIPRIIDEIKQKGLDLTKQLCGLSYAGSLDEAKEYVELIKKELSPGELIVTQIGSVIGTYVGPGTVAFIFFEE
- a CDS encoding chemotaxis protein CheX, producing the protein MSAKVNVEYINPFIQASQQVLKQVANIDFKLGKVYIKEPTYRVDQVVVIIGMTGNIKGQVNFCMSLSTAKNIASLMMGGYPVNEFDELAKSAIGEMANMIMGNTSTLFSQKGLKVEITPPSILIGENMTLSTSKVINICVPLLLDNGDKIDMDVAFMEN
- a CDS encoding DUF362 domain-containing protein is translated as MHRVAIVRCKTYNVEDVKEALEKGINLLQFKFPKLNKVLLKPNLLMKKRPDEAVTTHPSVVEATVKIAQEKVDRIVIADSPGGPYTKRRLEAIYQTSGLKELEKYEKVSLNYDVSFKEAQLEKSILKKISFISPYFESDALINLSKLKTHRMAVYTGAVKNLFGLVPGGQKAELHFRLQEVDKFMEMLLDIYSATKPILNIMDAIVGMEGEGPSAGKPRNLGLLLISQDAIALDYVACRIIGLEIKDVPLLNVAKSKGLLNPDDIEIVGEQIDDVNVKDFKVPLRPEISFVRGRAPSFIANVINELLTPKPIFDRKICIGCAECFNACPAQAIEMKSRKAYVDLKKCIRCYCCHELCPAKAIMIKRSFLFEKILK